From the genome of Astatotilapia calliptera chromosome 3, fAstCal1.2, whole genome shotgun sequence:
ACGATGCTCAATGCAACCTTTCCAGGGATTTATAAAGGTTAAAAAAGTAAACATGGTTTGTTAAACTCACAGCAGTatctcacctgtgtgaactcTGAGGTGCACTTTGAGATGGTGTGAAGAGCGAAAGGCTTTGCCACAGTAGGGGCAGTCTTTTATCCCTCTGCCACGCACTCGCTCCCTGGTGGGAACTGAAGGTATGGAGGAGACTGTCGTCAGCCCATTTTCTCCTGCAAGTAgggaagaagggaaaaaagtggaaaatgtaAAGATAGCAGCTAAGATTCTAATGACAATAGAAAGTTGAAAGTTGAAGTTGAAAAACAATGTATTCTTATATGatagcaaacaaacacaaaccaaagAACTAGAAAAAACACTCATGTCACACCTTTGAAGCTTGAGATGACAGAGTGAAACCCTGCAGCCCCTCCAGCTTGTTGTGATCCACCACCCATCAATTTTGATTCCTGTCTCAGTTCTGCCATTTGTTGGGATCCACCGCTGTGTAGCTGGGATTCTTGTCTCACTTCACTGCTGCCTCCTCTTCCCAGCCCCACTCCTCTATGATGACTGCTCCCTTCCTCTTCGCTGCCACCTCCTTTCTGGGGCCTCTGAGTGTGAACTCGAGCATGAACTACCACCTGCTGTAGACTGCGGAACAGCTTTCCACAATCTGGGCATTCCCATGGCCCTCCTGGTCCTCCGGTCTCTTCTCTAGGATCCAGGCCTCCAAGGTAGGCTCTGACTTGGTCGACCTCTGTAATCACTGAACTCCGCCCCGGGCCTCGTTGCCCTTGCTGCTGGCCTCGCTGATGAGGCCTTTGTTGCTGAGCTACCGCCAAGCTGCGAGCCACCAGCTGCCACCAAGTTGCCTGATCTCCTCCTTCTGAAACTGTTGCTGGAGTTTCCCCGGTTCCCCCTGCTCTAGTcgttccccctcctcttcccgAGTCTGCTCCCCCTGCAGTACCACTGCCACCACCGTTTCCCATCTCTGCTACTTGAGCCACTGCTTGAAGTCTCTCCATGCAGCTAGCCCCACTGCCATCACTAGGCAAACCGAGATAGCCCAGGATGGCTGACTTACTCAAACCCATCCCAATTCTGCCTCCAGTTTCTCTCTCTGGTCTTCCCTGACCTCCTCTGGCACCACCTCCTCGCTGAGTCAGAAGGAGACTGGAGTAGAGGGCGTTGAGGGAGCTTTTAGACTGCTGCTCAGCACTTCCTGGTCCCCCAGGGtttcccagtccagccttgagGCCAAGTTTGTTGAGATGAACTTTCATGTGATTTTTTAGGAACCAAGGCTCCTTGAAGCCACGGCCACATACCTGACACTTATGGTCCAATGAGTCCTTGTGCTTTCGCATGTGTCCCTTCAGAAACCATGACTGCGTAAATCGCTGTCCACAAGTGTCACAGCGAAATGCTGGCAGTGGAGAGGACCCGCCCACTGCAGCAACTGATGTCAGCTGTGGGTTGCTCGGGGTTGGGGCTGGCGTGTGGGTTGGCGTGGGTACTGGGGTGTCGGGGGTTGCGATGATGGGCCTCGAACTGTAAGCTGGTGGAAGAGCAGGTACATCGGGAGAAGGGTGGCACTCCTGTAAGTGGGACGCCAGGCTTTCTTCTTGGCTGGCAGAATAGggacaaagagtgcatttgtatggaTTGTGGAGAATGCGTACATGCCGCGCCAACTCTGAAGCTGTTCGGAATTTTCCTTTGCAGGCATGGCAGCGAAATGTAGGCGTGATGGAAGCAGATACGCCCTCCCCGGTGGCTGAAGAATAGGGAGAGGTCACGGACACAGGGTCCTCTGTCAGCGGAGGGGTCAAGGGTGTGCTGTCATCCAGTAAAAAACTGGGGTTCTGGTCTGTCTGTAGTCCATCATCAAGACCTTTGACCTCACCATTGACTTCATCGTCTTCTGTGAGATGCTGGATGAGAGCCCCAGGCAGTAAACGCTGGTTTGGGTGACTTCTGTGATTCGGAATTAGGTCTTTGTGGTTCTGCTGGATTTTGAGGTGCTGCTTTAGTGGAGCTGAAGGGAGCCCAGTCCTATACAGAGCTGAAGCTCGCCGGTCTCTGTCCAGACTGTGAGCTCGTGCAtgaagagacaaaatactttggAATCTGAATCTCTTTCCACATACATGACAGGGATACCTGAGTGCAGGCCCCGAGGAGGCCCCTCCAACTCCAGGTGTGGCCCTGGTAACAGTATCCTTCTGGAACAGCTGGAGGTCTAGTTCATCACTACAGTTCCCACTCTGTCCTGAAGACAGGGCCAGCTCCAGGGCACCACACCCGAGTAATGGTGCTGATGGTGTATCTGGCGGAGAGGAGTCCAAACAGGGGCTGCATCCAGCTTCTTGTCCCCCTCCTCCTGGGAACAAAGCCACTGCCGGCGTTGGGGATGGAGGTACTCCATCCAGCCCTtcctcatcatcttcttcatcaACATCATGGTGATTGCTGTTATTACCCTCGTGGAGGGGGAACGGAGAGAGGGGGAAATAAGGCGCAGTGTCCGGGCTCTGGGGGGAAGGTTCGGAGCTGTGAATGGGCAAGACAACAGGGCTATCGgggagagagagctgagtgtgagGAGAGGAGGTCTGGGGGCTGTGGTCTAGAGACGGCAGCGTTGGGGGCGACTGGGTCTGCTCACAAGAAAGAGACAACACACACTCCGGTGGAGAATCCATCCTCtatcagaaaaaacacaaagagagggagagagacagataaTGAGCGGCAACCAGCGACTTAAGAAggagttaaaagttaaaaacctCAAGAAAAGGTTAAATTTGCATGTTGTGCATAATTAGCTTTTATAGCACAACCTTGGCcagattttaaaaactgcacaaaCTTCGAGGGTATGAGTCTTTATATGTTGATGCATGCGCAtataagaaaatagaaaaaagtccTACCAGCATTGTGTGTGATGTTATGCCATTCTTTAGTGTCTCTGCTGAGGGGGGACACAGTCCTGTGGCAGTCTCCTCTTGTAATTGTCTGAGGACAAAAACAAGCATAGAAAGCTCAGAAAATTATTTGCAACCAAAAATCTAACAATTACTGCACTTGAAGTTGTTCccacccttttttttaaaagcatgttaAGACAATTATCTAACTAAAGACTTTAGGTAAATTAGGAATAATAGTATCAGCGTAATGCTTTTGAAATATCCAGCGATGAACTGCAGGTAGCAGAGTTTTGCCGAACAGGATTAAAAGCTATTTACACTAAGACCCTTTGAACAGATTTCACCCTAAATTCTGATTGCAAAGCACCAAATGCACACTCAACAATACATTTTAATGCACGTGCATGTTTACTACGAAGAAAATCTGTATTTGATCGTCACTTGCTCCTCAGCCTGCGTTGGTGTGCGCATTGAATGTGTAACAGGTGTGCACCTGTTCTGCCTCCTGCATGTGTTCAGCGTACATGCTGGCATACTGTTAGCACATATGGGATGATTATCTGAAGTGTGAACGtgcattggtgtgtgtgtgtgtttaggagtTAAGGGCACCACCACAGGACACGGACTGTCCCAAACAGGATGGGCGCGCAATGTTTTGACTTCCCCACACACCCTTCCTGAACAGTCATACAGTAGCAGCTTTTTTTGCTTAAATCAGGCCCGGACGcactcacactcacaaacacacacacacactcacatatggTATGCATGCACCTAGCCAGAACAATAAATCTGCTGTTTGGGTGTGGTGGCATTCACCCATACATTGCTTAgtcatgcttaattgttgaagtCATTTATATATGTGAGCTTATTCTGCTGCTGTCGCCGCTGCTGCTGTTGTCTCGACTGTACTGCGACTGTCACCCCAGATAACAGAGTCAGCTGAAACGTGAAGTGTGATACTGCGCATTGAACACGCACAAGCATTTTGGCAGGGCACGCTCACACGCCCAAATATTTTGAGAGCGCAGCACTTCGCCTCACTTCCACCGAATTTGTGTGCGCCGTGGCTGGTTTTTGTCCATCATTTTTGCAGGAGTTGAGCACccacaacacaacaaaaaggtCATAAATCACTGTGGCAAAAACAATGGAACATCTGTGCTCGCAGGTGTGTCACCCACATTTTTGTTCACATGGCGGTATGGTCACATATGTGTTTATATGGATTtgagtatttgtgtgtgtgtgtgtgtgtgtgtgtgagttactGAGGCTTGATGACAAAGAGATTCTCATGTAGCCAGTTGACATTTTAGCTCAGCTATGACTCACAGGGATATCACACCATATCaatcacataaacacacacacttacacacacacacactctcttacacagacacagacagtccTTTCTTAATCCACCATTATTGTTCTTTCTCTCACCATATTCCTCTcccttctgtctttctttctctccctgatTCATACTTCTTCCCATCCCCCTCTCATTCTCTcgttccctccctccctccctccctccgtcTATTATTCactaattttctttcattctctccctctccctctctctctctcctctcttttttctctcctgcaGTGTTGCCAGTTGGCAGAGTGCCAAGGAATGCTGATATCAGCTGGTAGATTGGGCCCTGCCAACATGGcgaagagcaaagaaaaaaaaatgagaaaggaggcagacagagagaaagaaagagggagacacAGACAAATAGACAGAGCAGTTACAAACTgggcagcattaaaaaaaaagaaacagtctcAGAAGCCATGTGAACGAAAATGATTTAATTTGATTGGCAACATGGTGTTGAGGGTAAaagcaaagaaaccaaaaaaagagaaagcgaCATGCTAGAACAGAGAATAGCAGAGAAATCAGAGTAGTGATAGTGGCAGGCTGGGGCATAACATGAAGAGagagcaacatttaaaaaccattttGAAAGtcaacacagaaatacacatgcagacagagacggggggggggggggggggtgcagaaAGGGAGAAGGaataaaaagcaggaaaaagagggagagagagcggcTATCTAAATGTATCTGCTGCAGTATTAAGTCTGATGGCATTATCATATGAATATCACCATCACAATGCATTGTTCCACCGTGACGGTGGCTGTCGCCAACCACCGGCCCTGTCATGCCAATAAAGAAAATTTGGATAGATTGAGAGAGGGAGATAAGGTGCAGCAGAGGATGCATGGGAAAAGGGGGCTGGGGGTGACTCGGGGAGAGGGTGGAGTGGGGAAGAAATCATGCTGGAATCAGGTGGGGGAGAAACACATAAAAAGCAGGTGTAAATTAAGCAAGAAGCGCACCGAAGACGACATTCTCACATCATCCACAAATGCTGCTCATTCCCAgtgtgtccacacacacacacacacacacggcgaGCTATAAAATGGATTGGGGTAGGTACTCAAAGCAAGGGTGAGAGCAGCGTACAAAAATGTGAcacctacgtgtgtgtgtggtgggtgtttttagttttgtgaGGGGAGGGGTAATAATCTGATTTTAAATGTGCGTCATGGCaatgaatatttaatattaGGTAATGTGATCCATGTAGGAGATTCACAATGATATTACAGACCAGCAAGTGGCCCACTTGCAAACCAGAAAATGGGGTCTCACCCaatcttaaatcttcactcttATCAAAATACAAGAGAAAGTGATGGATTTTCTTGAAACTTTCATTCAAACCACATGAACAACACGGGTTGTTGGCTATACACAATAATACATACTCATTTTAAACTGAGCTTAATACTGCAGCCCACCTGCAGTACCTTTGCAGCCCAACAGGGGGCCCTGGCCCATACTTTGGGAATCAGTGCTATAGACTTTACAAAACAACTTTCTGGTTTGCTTTagataaacacaaaaactgtataTAAACAATGGTCTGGAGCCATGAGTGTAGCATAATTTTTGCCTTTTACACTAGCACCTCAACTAGACTACTCAATGAGGTTTTGGTCGTTTTCTATTACCACCTCAATGTGGGCGGGGTCGTTATAGCAAGGCAGCCCAAAAGTCCAGTGACGCTGTTTGCCTGCAATCCAAAGACAACACAACAATGGAGGTCGAGGCGATGGTACACCTGCTTCACGCACTTtggctttttgtcagactcAGGGTAAAAGAAAGAGCCAAGTAGGTGTGAGGCCATTGCCCAGCAGCCGTTGCCGGGTTTGAGTCTTGCGAAAGAGTTGCTCTCATGACTCCCTCAGTGACCTCATTTGTGGGCCAATCAGTGGCATGCGATCTTCTGACATCACTTTTTCAACTTGACTCAGGTCACTTGGAAAACAGCCAGAGTAAACGCTAATAAACTGCAGAGTACCCATAACTACCACCTAatgaaaaaaccctaaaaaccaaGTTGAGTTTAGCTGAGCaggtactagtggaaaagaGGCTTAATAGCCACTGTAGACATACATGCTAGCAGCTTGTCAATCACAGGATAGCCACACATTTAATCAGGCCCTGATTTATCGCCTAAATGTGATCACAATTTACAAAATAGacatcatgacatcatcattAAAAAGCGAACCGCTGAGACCCTAAATTGCTCAGGAAAGCGTTTGCTGAGATCACAAATGGAGTGAAACGCAGGGTTTCTGAGCAACCTGGTTTCCTGTCGCAGCCACGGCCTGCGGGCCGTTACAAAGACTCCACGTAAAACGCACTTAAGcatttgttccacttctcaggCCCGGAGCTATAGTTGACTGCTGATATGCAACACATAATAGATTTTCCCATCCCTTCGATACAAACTGGATTTTCCTGCACTTTCACtggcttttcctgttttttccctttcttttttcccctgatCCTGAAATTTGCAGTGCATGAGCAGGAGTGTAATGACACAGTAATTCGCAAGATGACACCAGCTTTAAAGTGTCCCAAAGTTGACATTCCAGCAATTGAAATGCAGCTTTGTGGGTCCTGAATTGCCTTGACTGgaaatgaggttttttttatcatcagggtcactatgttttgttttgttttttttaaactgcactgtTTAAATACTGATAACTACTCCTTGACTCAGATCACAAGGAGTGCATAACGATATGGCTGAATCATACGTTACATACCTGGTAAATACTAGCTGAGGGAAATTTGCACAATATGTTCAgacaagttttttgtttttttttcttttagctggGGGTGGGGATCGGGGGTGTCACTGTGTAAATATCCACCGAAGTGGCagagttttattgtgaaggcaGTCAGTGCAGGTTTGCACATGCACATGAGAGATACATGTTGTAATTGTAAACATATATCAGGGTGTGAACACCTTTCACCTAGTGTTCATAATGGTAACCGTGTGTGTGGGATAGAAGTGTTATACAGCTTCATAATAAATAGTGTTAATGTATCATAGGTTGTATATAAGAAGGGTTTGTGTATTGTGATTTGTAGCCTCATGAAGCTAAACAGTACTTTGAATGCCTCGTCACAGTTTGTGTAATTAAGCCTGACTTACAATGATCCCTTCATTCATTTCCTATCAGTCTGTGGAGGTAAATGTCAAAAGATTTAGAATAAATCTGAGTGTATGCTCTGCTCTCCTTGACCCCTTGTGACCCCTTGGGGATCTCGCTCTCAGTTTGGGAACCAGTGATCTATAGCAACAGCGACCTTTGTGTTGTTTGAAAATTAAGTCCTCCTCCACGTACCTAAAAATAGACATCTTCAAGGTCTCAGGCACCGGCCTTAAGGCATAAAGTAAGGACTGTGCTCGTagtctgtgtgtatttctgtgaaTCCCTACAAGTGCATCTTTCTTCCCGCTGCATTACTTGCACTCTCATGTGATGAAGCCAGCGCGAGGTGAGGTGTCCTTTGGGGATAAGTGGGTGTATGAGAGACTGACCACaaggaaggggggaaaaaaacaaagtg
Proteins encoded in this window:
- the znf219 gene encoding zinc finger protein 219, whose translation is MLRMDSPPECVLSLSCEQTQSPPTLPSLDHSPQTSSPHTQLSLPDSPVVLPIHSSEPSPQSPDTAPYFPLSPFPLHEGNNSNHHDVDEEDDEEGLDGVPPSPTPAVALFPGGGGQEAGCSPCLDSSPPDTPSAPLLGCGALELALSSGQSGNCSDELDLQLFQKDTVTRATPGVGGASSGPALRYPCHVCGKRFRFQSILSLHARAHSLDRDRRASALYRTGLPSAPLKQHLKIQQNHKDLIPNHRSHPNQRLLPGALIQHLTEDDEVNGEVKGLDDGLQTDQNPSFLLDDSTPLTPPLTEDPVSVTSPYSSATGEGVSASITPTFRCHACKGKFRTASELARHVRILHNPYKCTLCPYSASQEESLASHLQECHPSPDVPALPPAYSSRPIIATPDTPVPTPTHTPAPTPSNPQLTSVAAVGGSSPLPAFRCDTCGQRFTQSWFLKGHMRKHKDSLDHKCQVCGRGFKEPWFLKNHMKVHLNKLGLKAGLGNPGGPGSAEQQSKSSLNALYSSLLLTQRGGGARGGQGRPERETGGRIGMGLSKSAILGYLGLPSDGSGASCMERLQAVAQVAEMGNGGGSGTAGGADSGRGGGTTRAGGTGETPATVSEGGDQATWWQLVARSLAVAQQQRPHQRGQQQGQRGPGRSSVITEVDQVRAYLGGLDPREETGGPGGPWECPDCGKLFRSLQQVVVHARVHTQRPQKGGGSEEEGSSHHRGVGLGRGGSSEVRQESQLHSGGSQQMAELRQESKLMGGGSQQAGGAAGFHSVISSFKGENGLTTVSSIPSVPTRERVRGRGIKDCPYCGKAFRSSHHLKVHLRVHTGERPYKCPHCDYAGTQSGSLKYHLQRHHREQRNALSAASNSSSSGLTSTINSLTSGTSGLVKQRRSQPNHCPVNRAPTDNPASRPSQQSWLLGLPDQREHRKALAALRDVDLETQYRYLSGVMGALYQGGMEGSWIRESPPPKAPKVSRRKPLTTSRMVQASSDKEVPVPSTQEGGFEPLDLSRRTSPGLGGMEEDGGMSVREGGEDAVEDSSTGVKLSECLFCPFRTSSAELMAMHLQVNHTSKSRRKRSSSVILDDDGTSKTTRPRMDPSDLDPLTIWRHVSEAESQASMGEWSLTQSQTLNGLSEHTAEHLGNALEHPNSMSSVSKNVTDVPELKGKIDEERDEQDEEFEENLENSSLEDSQDQDLRMSLALSPALSSNHVGGEEDRV